A region of the Phyllopteryx taeniolatus isolate TA_2022b chromosome 9, UOR_Ptae_1.2, whole genome shotgun sequence genome:
TCTGactggttggcgaccagttcagggtgtactgacTTTGCCCGAAGTCAGTGGGTATAGGGACCAGCACCCTATACAatccaagaaccactgttaatatactcagaaacaacaacaacgtttaACGTAACAAGGAcgttaattatttgaaaaaaaaatagaaaattaaaaaaaatccacattgcattgtgggaattgcGCGGCCTGACGTCATGGATGCTTGTTTTCGTTAGAATTAGCAGCTATCTTTGTCAGGATGACTCAAATAGTGACACGGCGGGCTGGCCGTacgctgtctgggcttcctgtacatCACAGTCTGGTTAAGTCAGTGTAGTGTTTTCAAGACTCAGTGTTGTTCTGACTGTTctgttcactttatttaccaatcgatcagtgacatgaaactacattctcCATTCACCATTGTCCTTTTCTTCGCCTCTTTTTGACGTAATATTTTACATAGTGTTAAAGTGTtccgactgagataccacagttggagaAAATTGTACCTTTAACAACAAGAGGACAAACTTATGATcctcattttttaattaatgccttatgtttttggtACAAGAAAACAtaagtccaccgtgccgccataaatattatatgttaaaatatatgtttatttttgctgGTAAAacaactcaaagtgtaggacttgcgacttgactcgggacttgcctccctcgacttgggacttgactcaggacttgagGGCCAAGACTGGAGACTTGTGACttacttgcaaagcaatgacttggttcCAACTCTAGTGATTACTTTACTCACAGAATGAAGTATAGCGACTCTCTTTTTCATATTGCGTGCTAATTTATCACAGAAAGACACAAGAGTCCCATCAGAAGTGTGAGGTTGAGCACACTGTGAGACGACCCTACGGCCTTACGGCAACCTGATGTACACATAAGGCTGGGTCAGTTTCTGCTGAAGCTTAAGCACTTTCCCAACGCTGCTATGCCAGCCGCACACCGAGAGATGAGGCTAAATAAGACGGAAATGGACAATTGCCTACAAATTGCAGTAGGCGGCTGACCCTTGGCGTACCTATCGGGAAACAAATGTTTAGAGGCACTACTTTTTACTACATTATTATATTGAATCACAAACAACATGGTACGATTTCCAAGGAAGAAGCAGCTTGCCCTGGCCGCTGTAGCTATATTTCTCTGTCAGTCGAAAATATTAAGAGAAGAAAGGGTGAGAAGAAAGTAGAGACTGTGGCTATTTGCCAATGTATATGTGACTGGAAGGACATGACAGTGAGCTCCTTCTTCTAGGAGGGAAACAGAGGATGTTTGTAGCCCAGAGAGCAATGGAACGGCGGTGTGCTATGGGAGGCGCTAGGCAGAGTGTTGCGGGTATACTTGATCCTTGCAAATTTGGACTCCAAGTGGAAAGGTTGACATGCAAAGGAGGGTAGTGTCCGGGTCTTAGTTGGTTATCAGAGGAGAGGCTGACTGAGATGTCCAGAGGAGAACAGAAATAATTTCAAACCTAAAAAGTGAAAAGTGGGCCcatgaaaataacatttcaatttgCGCCATTTAGGGCCATGTGagaaaatatcatttttggCCCCAAATCCCGGGCTTTTCTGTTGCTGGTTTACTGTGTTTATGCACCTAAGAGATGAGACGTGATGCATGCTCAGAACTCTTCAGAGTCAGTCTACAACATTTGCAGATGGTGTTCACATCTTTGCACTGCTGCTGTGGCTTTTGGCCCAACCGAATGAGTCAGTCTCCCCAGAGAGCGCTACTGAGTTTCGCCATTCCTAAATGTGGCTCATGATGCCAGCACTAACATATTTCTTACACAACTACATGTTATATTCCATGCAGACAGACATGAGACAGCATGTCACACTTGGTGTCAAAAATGGAGGCCAAAATAACATGCAGTGGCGGCATATTAATGACTATATTGAAGACtttaattcattttcttcacattcaaatgtaaataccacAAATCACTCCCAGACACAAGATCCAGTCAGAGGGGAGATGCCGTCCAGTCGCAGGATCTTCAACCGGGAGTAGGTAAGGGTAAAGACATTGTTATTCCATTTTCCTTCTTACTTGGTGAAAAAGGCTTTGGTTTCACGCCATGCTCTGTGTTCATTAGAGGAACTCAGACAACATTTCCTCTCACTCGGTGTGTGTTTCCTATTACACCTCACAGGTGCTGTGGTAAAAATGGAGACGGTGAAAACCATAGCGCTTCATTCAGTCATAGTGCGGCTCTCGGCCCAGACCAAGAGCTTTGATGGTGTTGCTAGCAAACCTCTAAGGTGTGTGTCATCGTGGGAGTGTTTTGCCGTCTCTTTGTCTCCCTACTTTGGAAGAGGAGCAGAAACTTTTTTTGCCACAGTCTCTGAACCCAAATTACTTTCCAATTTGCATagtgacaaaatgttttattgtgtaTTCAGTGGCACTGTCGTTGAAATCCAATCCACAGCAGGTCAAGAGTGATGGATAGCAGACCGAGAAAGAGGAGAGTAAAAAGTAGAACAGCATGTGCTTCTGCTCATCTGGCACTATTTCCTCTAGTCTAAAATCATCACAGATGTTTTCATACCAATCTCCCTTTTCTTTTGCGAACCTACTTTTTTCTTCATCATACAATATTCTCCCACCCCTTTCTCACCTCATTGCTGTCTTTCCTGTGTTCCTGCTCGTATTCAAGCCCCTCCTTTTAATGAGCGCTATTCGGCCCATTAGACCACATCACTTCACATAACTTTGTTGACATGCAACAATAACTCCATGAAATAATGAAATggacaaaaagtaaataaataagataTGTATTACTTAATTTAGGCAAATTATCTGCCAATAGAACAAGAACATTTTACTTGGTAAGATTTCTTAAAACGTAAATGTCCTATCAGCTCATATCCTgttcatgcttttatttttaagacccatttccatccatccattcatccattttctttaaggcttatcctcactagggtctgcgggctgctgtagcctatcccagctatcgtccggcgggaggcggggtacactgtgAACCGGTccccaaccaatcgcagggcacatagaaacaaacaaccattcgcactcacattcacgcctacggggaatttagagtcttcaatcaacctaccatgcatgttttttggatgtgggaggaaaccggtgtgcctggagaaaacccacccaaggcATTgttgagaacatgcaaactccacacaggcggggccgggatttgaaccccggtcctcagaactgtgaggcagtcgtccaccgtgtcggcCCCATTTCCtctgaacatttttttgtgcCTTAACATTACACTCCACATTAGCAGCCTCATTGTTTTCACCTTTCCCACGCACTATAATATCAGCTCTGTTCTTCTCCTCAGTGCCAGATTGTGATTGTTTTGCAGTACTCTCTATCCTTTTAAACTTAAACTTGAACCTATATTTGGACCAATCTGTTTCCAAACTGCCTGTTAAACCCAACCTCTGCCTCTGCCTGCCACCTGACCGGTTTCGTCAGTATTACCCTGCCTTCTTTTTTTGGAgcacagaaaataaaacatttggatttttgGATCTTGGACTAATTGAAGTTGAAGATTTTCGATGCCCACCCAAACCCGTTTGGATTACCCCCAGATGCCCGGGGCCATATGTCATGTGTGTACACACAGCTCACCTTGTATCTCGTTGGCTCGTTGTCGCAGGGTGATGGGCACTGTAGGGATGCTCGTAAACTTGTTATAGGAAAGGTCCAGTTCCACTAGGCTGGAGAGGTTGAAGGCCCGGGAGCGGATGTTGCGGCTTTGCAAGTGCCAGTGACTTAAACGAAGGTACTTGAGGTTGACGTGTCCCACAAAAGTGTTCTCATCAAGCCCAGCGAGGGAGTTATTGGACAGATAGAGCTGCTGCACATAGGTCGGTAAATGTCTGGGAACTGATGAGAAGGAATTgccactgaggtccaacaaatTCAAATTGAGAAGACCTGAAAGACGTGTAGATGCTCAGTGGTgaagaactgcactgcatcattctaagaactgttttacattttttaaccaTGGTCCTAAAGTTAACCAAAATAATTGAAACACCTGTCAACATGATAAGGAGAACACTATTACCTGCAAGCTCTCCTTCGTTGATGGTTTTCAATATGTTTCCTTGCAGAAGCAGCAGTCAAGTTATGCAGGTTCTTGAGAGCCTCGGGCCCGATGTTGCTGATTTGGTTATAGGCCAGTCGGAGTTGCTTGAGACTGGTTGGGAGATTATTGGGTATTGAGCTCAGGTGGTTAAGGTTGGCAAAACGGTAAGCCAGTTGGGTCTGGTTTTGTAGGATACTCCGGTCCAGCTGGTCACTTTTCAATCGGTTGTGTTCCAGAAGGAGCCAGTGTAGTCCTGTGATGTTTGCCTGAAACTAGGCAGTGAGGGACGAGATGTTGTTGTTCTGTAGAAGATGGAAAAGAAATGTGATATATGCTGTAACTTAAAATAGAAGATGAACTTCGGAAGTGTTTTCCTACCTGTAGAAAAAGTTACTGCGTGCTGGCTGGTAGGAGCTCCAGGACATCTGCTATGCCTCTGTGGTCGCAGTACAGTGCGGTGGGCCACTGAATGGGGCAGTCACACTTTTGAGGGCAGGCCTGTGGGTTGTTGGCTCGGTACCATGCTGCATCTAAGCAGGCTCATCACGCTGGGCCAACAAGCCCAACAAGCGGTCGATCCACAAGGGAACGCCACCATAGTCCACCATAGTCCGTGTCAGTCAGAGTGGTTGTCGAGGCcacagcaaaaacacacacccacaaacaaCGCAGCACACCCATGGAGACCAGCTGGCATCTTTGTAAGCCTGCATGGAaacaaaatcattattttattagatTACAACTCACATTTGGAGTTTGTCATTTGGCTCAGCACATTACACTACAGATCATATTGCGTACTTATTTAGTTTTCAGTCATGAGGCTAACAATTTTACAGCCATTAATGCAAATGTTCCACTTACGTTGTATGTCAAATTTATTCCAAAATGAGCTTTACTCATCaacatttagactttttttttttatgtgtttcaAATGAAAGTCCTAAGGAAAAGTCTGTGTGGGAATTTCAAAGAATTTCCTTGGTCAATTGCAAACAGCCAAACTGATCACATAGCATCGGTAAACACCCACCTGCTTCtctattattaataataacaatgcacATCACTTAATATAGGACTTTTCAAAGCACTCAAAGACCCtttacaattgtacatattATTCATTCACACTCTGGTGGTGGAAATGGTAAGCTACTCTTGTGGTCACAGCTGTCCTGGGGCAGCTTGCAGAAGCAtagctgccattctgcgcctacggcctCTCTGACCACCACCAAATGGCCAGCCACATTCAGTCATAAGAAATGTAGGTTAGGTGGCATAGCCAGGGACACAACAACGACATGCACACACTTACTTTCTGTACCACGCCGCGCATGTTAGTACATGAGActgtaataaaatgtataaacagAAGGCTATTGGATTGATTGCCTATAATTGCTCATTGTATTAATAAAGCTATAACTGCCTATTAATTCTACGATATTATACCActgttgactttgtttttagcCAAACAAcagaaagtacaaaaaaaaatgttgaattacaCTAGCCCTCggtagacctccaccaaggccaaacagCCCTAAAAAGTTCAGTCTGACTTAACAATTATGGCATGGCCTGGATTGACACAATACTGTTACAatccagtcctgtaggtggcgctAAACCGCATTAATGAGCTGGTTCTGGTGGGTCACTGCTTCATGTGGCCATAATGCAAGCAGACTGTAACAGTGAAAATTAATAGTCTACCAAAATTGAATGgattctttctttttccccatGCACCACCCTTCGCGCAAATTTGcagaaattgttttattatggGGCGTTTTcgtcataaaaacaacaaacttaaaAACTAATCAACCTCTGGCCTTGTGTCACTGGTACATGGTGTAGGTAATTATAGTTCAACTAAATGGGTATTCAAAGGTCTAACGATTTCTCTACGATATAATCATATCCCCATTAAAACCATTGACAACAATTTAAATGCAGGTATCAAGGTGACCTTGTTTGAtcccttatatatatatacacagtacacacgcatttgttgtttattattattgtttatgttTGAGTCATTCCCACAGAAATACAGGCAGTCTCCCGCTGAAACCTTTTCAAACAATAAGTCAGAGAGGTTTGCATCATCAAGAGGTTTGTCCACATCAGCACGTGTAGTGTTGAATTGTGGCAAGTTACACTCCCACAATGTGAAAGTCTAGCACAAGCC
Encoded here:
- the zgc:113307 gene encoding LOW QUALITY PROTEIN: fibromodulin (The sequence of the model RefSeq protein was modified relative to this genomic sequence to represent the inferred CDS: inserted 2 bases in 1 codon; substituted 4 bases at 4 genomic stop codons); this translates as MNILTLVHTLWHIHKSPHCSCRMFSASFGNLINISPEHKGLQRCQLVSMGVLRCLWVCVFAVASTTTLTDTDYGGLWWRSLVDRPLVGLVGPAXXACLDAAWYRANNPQACPQKCDCPIQWPTALYCDHRGIADVLELLPASTQXLFLQNNNISSLTAXFQANITGLHWLLLEHNRLKSDQLDRSILQNQTQLAYRFANLNHLSSIPNNLPTSLKQLRLAYNQISNIGPEALKNLHNLTXLLLQGNILKTINEGELAGLLNLNLLDLSGNSFSSVPRHLPTYVQQLYLSNNSLAGLDENTFVGHVNLKYLRLSHWHLQSRNIRSRAFNLSSLVELDLSYNKFTSIPTVPITLRQRANEIQVPLNTQ